A single window of Penaeus vannamei isolate JL-2024 chromosome 24, ASM4276789v1, whole genome shotgun sequence DNA harbors:
- the LOC138866117 gene encoding uncharacterized protein: MRWEVLLPSDNLMGHPRARCSTHLASRSGLREAMTSRFKEKIKSEVSWSQFGSKKNEGTRNAKFVMRTLAERAIEMQKNLYVIFIDYEKAFDRVKHQEIMNDLQQVDLDDKDLRLLKKSILGTVAAISLEGELSD, from the exons ATGAGATGGGAGGTGCTTCTTCCTTCTGATAACCTTATGGGTCACCCTCGGGCAAGGTGTAGCACCCATTTAGCCTCCCGATCAGGATTACGTGAAGCCATGACTAGCAG ATTTAAGGAAAAAATTAAATCAGAAGTCTCTTGGAGTCAATTTGGATCGAAGAAGAACGAGGGAACGCGAAACGCAAAATTTGTCATGAGAACACTAGCTGAAAGAGCAATAGAAATGCAAAAGAACTTGTATGTGATATTTATAGACTATGAGAAAGCGTTTGATAGAGTAAAGCATCAAGAAATCATGAACGACCTACAACAAGTAGATCTAGATGATAAAGACTTAAGATTactaaaaaaatctatattgGGAACAGTAGCAGCTATTTCATTAGAAGGTGAACTCAGCGACTAG